Proteins from a genomic interval of Pogoniulus pusillus isolate bPogPus1 chromosome 30, bPogPus1.pri, whole genome shotgun sequence:
- the TRMT2A gene encoding tRNA (uracil-5-)-methyltransferase homolog A: protein MAEESDRCEPNRVMPPASEAKDEAEAEGKADGGGGDPAESPAACPDVYRYIKGDLFTSEIYKVEIQNLPKYIGFNDVKKFLAKYGLSPHKIKLFGKQTFAFVTFKSEEERDKAMKVLHGVLWKGRHLSVRLAKPKADPIAKKRKKEEEMERGEVKRPAPAAAAEEEPLSKQIADVVTPLWNMPYEEQLAKKKQECEQVLQKLTKEIGNNNRALLPWLFLQKQKYNKLCCPVEGVKASPLQTEYRNKCEFLIGIGVNQEDKTVGCRLGKYKGGTCAVVEPFDTIHIPAIAKKVVKAFQDYIRSTPYSVYSPETYEGHWKQLTVRTSRNGHIMAIVYFNPQKLSKEELADLKISLARYFTEGTGRSSGVTSLYFVEEGQRKSPSLEDLPLEHVAGDKYIYEELLGLKFRISPHAFFQVNTQAAEVLYTAIREWAQLSHKSTVLDICCGTGTIGISLAKQVKKVIGIELCQEAVQDAKANAQMNELDNIEFHCGKAEDIVPSLINLLANQELITVVDPPRAGLHSKVILAIRRAEHLKKLIYVSCNPRAAMNNFVDLCRAPSNRVKGAAFRPAKAMAVDLFPQTRHCELLIFFERVEYANGSSAEATADAAQVTAAGYTSQCLDGTDPSTTDVSQATSVAVDTAPEEREST, encoded by the exons ATGGCCGAGGAGAGCGATCGGTGCGAGCCCAACCGCGTCATGCCTCCCGCGTCGGAGGCTAAAGATGAGGCTGAAGCGGAAGGCAAGGCCGATGGAGGCGGGGGTGACCCGGCGGAGAGCCCCGCAGCCTGCCCCGACGTGTACAGATACATCAAGGGAGACCTCTTTACCTCCGAGATATATAAAGTAGAGATACAGAACCTTCCCAAATACATCGGATTTAACGACGTGAAAAAGTTCCTTGCCAAGTACGGGCTGAGTCCCCACAAGATAAAACTTTTTGGGAAGCAGACCTTCGCCTTCGTGACTTTCAAgagtgaggaggagagggacaagGCCATGAAAGTCCTCCATGGCGTTCTGTGGAAGGGCCGGCACCTGAGCGTTAGGCTTGCCAAGCCGAAAGCTGACCCCATcgcaaagaagaggaagaaggaagaggagatggaGCGGGGAGAGGTGAAGCGGCCGGcgcctgccgctgccgctgaAGAGGAGCCTCTGAGCAAGCAAATAGCGGATGTGGTGACCCCGCTGTGGAACATGCCCTATGAAGAGCAGCTGGCCAAAAAGAAGCAGGAATGTGAACAAGTGCTGCAGAAGCTGACAAA GGAAATAGGAAATAACAACCGAGCTTTGTTGCCGTGGCTATtcctgcagaagcagaagtACAATAAGCTGTGCTGTCCAGTAGAGGGAGTGAAAGCATCACCTCTGCAG ACGGAATATCGCAATAAATGTGAGTTCTTGATTGGGATTGGTGTAAATCAAGAAGACAAAACTGTGGGTTGTCGTCTTGGCAAATACAAGGGTGGTACTTGTGCTGTAGTGGAGCCATTTGATACTATTCACATTCCTGCTATTGCCAAAAAAGTAGTCAAAGCTTTCCAAGACTACATAAG GTCGACTCCTTACTCAGTTTACAGCCCAGAAACCTATGAAGGTCACTGGAAACAACTCACAGTCCGTACCAGCAGGAATGGCCACATCATGGCAATTGTTTATTTCAATCCTCAG AAATTAAGTAAAGAAGAGCTAGCTGACCTGAAAATTTCTCTGGCAAGATACTTCACAGAAGGGACAGGAAGGAGTAGCGGCGTTACTTCTCTGTACTTCGTGGAGGAAGGACAAAG GAAGTCTCCCAGTCTCGAGGACCTGCCTTTGGAGCACGTGGCTGGAGATAAGTACATATACGAAGAACTTCTTGGCCTGAAATTTAGAATTTCTCCTCATGCATTTTTTCAA GTGAACACgcaagcagcagaagtgttGTATACTGCCATTAGGGAGTGGGCACAGCTGAGCCACAAGAGCACTGTACTTGACATTTGCTGTGGTACTGGAACTATTGGGATTTCTTTGGCAAAG CAAGTAAAGAAAGTGATTGGAATTGAACTCTGCCAGGAAGCTGTGCAGGATGCCAAAGCGAACGCCCAGATGAACG AACTGGATAATATTGAATTTCACTGTGGGAAAGCTGAAGATATTGTTCCATCCCTGATCAACCTATTAGCAAATCAGGAGCTGATTACTGTTGTAGATCCACCACGAGCAGGGCTGC ATTCCAAGGTAATTCTTGCCATTAGAAGAGCTGAACATCTAAAGAAGCTTATCTATGTGTCCTGCAATCCCAGAGCTGCAATGAATAACTTTGTGGA CCTTTGCCGGGCCCCTTCCAACAGGGTGAAAGGAGCTGCTTTCCGCCCTGCTAAAGCAATGGCTGTGGACCTCTTCCCTCAGACCAGGCACTGCGAGTTACTGATATTCTTTGAAAGGGTTGAGTATGCAAATGGAAGCTCTGCTGAGGCAACAGCTGATGCTGCCCAAGTCACAGCAGCAGGATACACCTCACAGTGCTTGGATGGCACTGACCCATCTACCACTGATGTGAGCCAGGCAAcgtctgtagctgtagatactgCACCTGAAGAGAGAGAATCAACCTGA
- the RANBP1 gene encoding ran-specific GTPase-activating protein yields MADNKETHEEHDASTENADDSNHDPQFEPIVSLPEQEIKTLEEDEEELFKMRAKLFRFASANDHPEWKERGTGDVKLLKHKEKGTIRLLMRRDKTLKICANHYITPLMELKPIAGSDRAWVWNTHADFADESPKAELLAIRFLNAENAQKFKAKFEECKNEVEKRSKKAGTDKNDSADKVAEKLEELSVKEESKESEKKETKEKNEEKQ; encoded by the exons ATGGCGGACAACAAG gAAACACATGAAGAGCATGATGCTTCTACTGAAAATGCAGATGATTCTAACCACGATCCTCAATTTGAGCCCATAGTTTCTCTTCctgaacaagaaataaaaactctggaagaggatgaggaagagCTCTTTAAGAT GCGAGCAAAGCTATTCCGATTTGCATCTGCAAATGACCATCCAGAATGGAAAGAACGAGGAACTGGTGATGTGAAACTCCTGAAACACAAGGAAAAGGGAACAATTCGCCTCCTCATGAGGAGGGATAAAACCTTAAAAATCTGTGCAAACCATTATA tCACACCCTTAATGGAGCTGAAGCCTATTGCTGGGAGCGACAGGGCGTGGGTCTGGAACACACATGCTGACTTTGCAGATGAAAGCCCCAAGGCTGAACTTCTGGCAATCCGGTTTTTAAATGCAGAGA ATGCACAGAAATTCAAGGCAAAATTTGAAGAATGCAAGAATGAAGTAGAAAAGAGATCAAAGAAAG CAGGCACAGACAAAAATGATAGTGCTGATAAAGTTGCTGAAAAACTAGAAGAGCTTTCTGTAAAGGAAGAGAGCAAAGAATCTGAGAAGAAAGAGaccaaggaaaaaaatgaagagaagCAATAA